A window of Pedococcus badiiscoriae genomic DNA:
GTGGTACTCAACGTCGGCCCCTCGTCCCAAAATCGAAGGATCCCCAAGGTGGGATCGCTGCAGAAGACGAGAGCAGAACTGCACCACGCCACTACGGAGGACGTCCGACCTAGCCGATCGTGACGCGAAGGCTGCGAAAGACATCGGGATATCCGGGCACACCATCCCGAACTAGGGCGTGTCTCCCGGGAACGCTTAGCCAGGCGGCGATGGCCACCTGGGCGACGCCGCCTCGGTAGGTCCGGGCCGCCAGGGCCGTCCGCTTCCTGAGGCGAGTCTCGACGACCCGGGCGCCAGCGGCCATGGCGCGGGCTGCGGTGTCGTCGGTGCAGTTGTCAGCCACGACGATGACCTCATCGGGAACTCGGGCTTGGGCGGCCAGCGCCTCGACCGCCTGATGCACCGTGGCACCCTCGTTGTGGGCTGGGACCACCGCGATGACACGGCCCCCGTGGTGCGCGTGTTCACGGCGTCCGCACACCCTGATGGCGGCGCCGACCCATGGCTGAGCCAGCACAGATGGATGAGTGTGCAATGAGAGTCCCCGTCTCTCTGGGGCGCTTCCTGTGTGTTCGCGCCCCGTCCACTCCGAGAGAGTCCCGACCCGCTGGAAGGTGACGACGGTGCTGATCACACGTCTCACATCGCGGTCCGCAGCTTCCCCGTCCCTACCAGTGGGCTGCCTTGGCGTAGAACGTCGTGCATGAGCACGATGTCCTTGTCGTGCGCCGTCATCGCCGTAGCGACGATCTCGGGCGTCGTGGCGCCCGCGTAGTCACGAGTGTCGACCGTCCAGAGGACCTCGGTCATGCCCATGGACAGCGCAGTGGCACGGATTGCCGCCGTGGCAGGACCGAATGGCGGCCTGAAAAGCCACTCGCGGACGCCGGTGAGCTGCTCATGGATCTGTTGCGTGCCAAGGATCTCGTCGGTCACGGCATACGAGGGGAGCTCGTCGGGGAAGGGATGGGAGTAGCTATGGTCGCCTGGCCACTGCCCGGCAGCCTGCTGGGCGAGCACGAGGGCCGGGTGCAGCTGCTCCTGGGCGCCGACATTGAAGAACGTTGCCCGCACCTGCCCGTTGGCGGAGAGCGCGCCGAGGATCGCAGAGGTGCTGGCCGACGGACCGTCATCGAAGGTCGGGGCCCATAGCCGTGGACGCACCTGGGTGGCGCGGGCGGGTTGCTGGGTGAGGCGTGGGCGGCATGACCCGGGCTGAGCCCGAGAGTGACGGCGGTGAGGGCGCCGAGGACCGACCCTGCAGTCCGACGAAGTCTCATGGGGTGATCGGGGTCCTTCCTGCGGTGGGCGCCAGCGCGTTCGCACGATGACCGGCCCTTCACCGTTGAGACGCCGCAGGCCTTCGTCTGTGACGTCCCCCGCGGCCGTCCACGACCCAGGAATCGCATGGCGCGCACGCCCGGACGCGCCACCCGACCTCGACGTGGGTCAGTCCCCGAGCAGGCCCTTCAATGGGGCCATCGCCACCAGGTCTGCGGGTGCACCATCGCGACCACATGAACCGCGACCAACGCGACGCCCGGACCGGTCAACCGGACGGGCGACTGGTGCTGGAAAGCCATCTCGATCTGCCAGTCACGCTCACCAGGCTCGATGCGTAGTCCGACAACTTCGGAGAACCACAAGCTCACCCAGCCTTTCAGGCGGTGACTCAACACCAGGCGCTGTGGCGTCCCCGTGACCTGGCATCCGCTGCGGTCGGCCCACGTCGTGAGCCTCGTCGTGTCATGCCGCCGCTCGAACGTGGCCACCACCTGGAAGATCGGCCGTTCATCGGCCCGCAGGGGCGCCGCCACGGTCCCGTCGACCAAAGGTGTGGCCGCGTCCGACCGCAACGCCCGGGCATACCTCACGGCCGCCACCCAGTCCGCAGACTCACCCGATGCCAGATCCTGCGCCACCCGCACCCCTCCCGTTACGCGACCGCACCCTGCAGTCGGTCGCGTAACGGGGAGACCCACTGCGGGCATTGGTGACGCGGTATCCAACGACACCAGTCGAGGCATCACAGGATGAGACGCCTCACCGCGTGATCCGTGACGCCGCCCAGGCCGGTACCCTGCGGAAGTGGCGCACACCGTCGCAAGCAGACCGGTCCCGGAGGGGGAGGCGTGGGCGCAGTCCGCGCTCGCGCAGCTGGCCAACGTGCCGGGGGTCCATCGGGCAGGCTTGGCACTCGCCGAGGGCGGCGGGCGGAGGCTGCTGTTCACCGCGAGTGACCGCGAGACAGAGCGCTCCGTGCCGTGGTGTGAGATCGACGCCTACGAGGACGTCCCACTCACCCACGCCGTGCGCACGGGCGAGGTCGTGCTCGGTTCCCTGGACGACGTCGGCCGACGCTACCGGGCGTTCGTCGACCGCCAGCTGCCGACGACGCAAGCCTTGGCGGTCCTACCTATCGTCGCGTCCGGGCACGTCGTGGGCGCCTACGCCTTGTTCTTCGACGCAGCGCAGCACTTCGACCCGCAACGGGTGGCCGAGCTGGAGGCGCTCGCGGCGCGTCTGGGCGATGAGCTGCGCGAGGTGCAGCGCGCCACCACCCATGCCGACAGGTCCCTTGAGGCTGAGCCGGTGCCACCCAGTGCACAAGCAGTGACCTACTCCGTCGCCGCGGACCCTCGCGCAGTCGGTGCAGCACGCCACTTCGCCGTCAGCGCCCTCGCGGCGTGGGGCGTGGACGAGGGCACGGTCACGAATGCGATCCTGTGCCTGAGTGAGCTGGTCACCAACGCGGTGATGCACACCGACGCCGGATGCGAGCTGCGCTTCGTCCTCCACCACGGCGTCCTCACCGGGACCGTTCGTGACAGTGGCTCGAACGTCGTCGTCGACCCCGGCAACGTGGCCGTGGATCCGTTGGCCGTCCACGGTCGCGGATTGCAGCTCGTGGACGCGCTCGCCACGCGGTGGGGCTCCAGGTTGGACGCCGGGGGAATGACTGTGTGGTTCGTGCTCGAGCCGGCAGCCTGACGGTGGGCCTGGCGGGGTGTCGCGACCGTCCCGTCAGGCCTTCGCCGTCCCGGAGGCGAAGGCGTGGGCCGCCGTGACGATGGCGGATACGGTCTCGAGCTCGTCCTCGGTCCGGGGGCCGAAGAGCATGACGAAGCCGGCCGCGAGACGGGTGCCGGCCCACGGGTGGGGGACGCCCCAGCCGTGGGCGACGAGGTCGGCGGCGTAGGCAGCTGGGAGGGCGAGGTGGAGCGAGCCGTCGTATGCCGGGTGAAGGTGCGCGAACTCGCGCACACCGGGGACGAGGTAGGACTCGTCGGGGCCGGTGCCGTCGGGGAGGGTGAACGCCCGCGCTCCGGGTACCGAGATGCGTGACGGACCGCCCTGCACCCCGGCGAGGGCACTGACCCGCTCGAAGAGCTTCTCCTGCAACGTCTCCGGTGCGTTCTGCGACTGTTGCTGCTGGGGGATGTCCCAGTGGACCTGGGGGGAGGTGCCCTCGCGGTGGGGGAGGTGGCCACCGTCGACCGTGGTCCAGAAGACCTCCTGAGGCGGCCCGACCGGCGGGGCTCCCTCGACGGCGAGGTGAGTGAAGAGCTCGGCGACCCACGCGGCGAGGCGTTGCATCGTCGCCGCGGTCAGCCCGTGGCCGCCCGGGTCGCGGCGTCCGACGGTGGGCGCGCCGGACTGGGTGTGCAGCCAGGTCCAGGTGCGGTCGAGCAGCTCGCGCGGGATGACGTGGTCCGCCTCTCCCTGCGCCACGAACACCGGCAGGTTGGCGAGGTGGCTGCGCTCGAACGGCAGGCCGGCGTCGAACGGCAGGGTGCCGTAGAGGATCGCTGCTCCGGCATAGCGCGACGGGTCGGCGAGGACGAGTCCGCCGGCGAAGGCGGCCCCTCCGCTGAAGCCGACCAGCACGACGGGCCGACCGGCTGGC
This region includes:
- a CDS encoding glycosyltransferase gives rise to the protein MRRVISTVVTFQRVGTLSEWTGREHTGSAPERRGLSLHTHPSVLAQPWVGAAIRVCGRREHAHHGGRVIAVVPAHNEGATVHQAVEALAAQARVPDEVIVVADNCTDDTAARAMAAGARVVETRLRKRTALAARTYRGGVAQVAIAAWLSVPGRHALVRDGVPGYPDVFRSLRVTIG
- a CDS encoding polysaccharide deacetylase family protein translates to MRPRLWAPTFDDGPSASTSAILGALSANGQVRATFFNVGAQEQLHPALVLAQQAAGQWPGDHSYSHPFPDELPSYAVTDEILGTQQIHEQLTGVREWLFRPPFGPATAAIRATALSMGMTEVLWTVDTRDYAGATTPEIVATAMTAHDKDIVLMHDVLRQGSPLVGTGKLRTAM
- a CDS encoding ATP-binding protein, which codes for MAHTVASRPVPEGEAWAQSALAQLANVPGVHRAGLALAEGGGRRLLFTASDRETERSVPWCEIDAYEDVPLTHAVRTGEVVLGSLDDVGRRYRAFVDRQLPTTQALAVLPIVASGHVVGAYALFFDAAQHFDPQRVAELEALAARLGDELREVQRATTHADRSLEAEPVPPSAQAVTYSVAADPRAVGAARHFAVSALAAWGVDEGTVTNAILCLSELVTNAVMHTDAGCELRFVLHHGVLTGTVRDSGSNVVVDPGNVAVDPLAVHGRGLQLVDALATRWGSRLDAGGMTVWFVLEPAA
- a CDS encoding luciferase family protein, coding for MSAETTFAAPVVATHGAADPSAPLVVLLHGRGSNEQEILGIAPHLPQGVEYAAVRAPIAEGGGFAWFANRGIGRPVASSLQATMAWFRTWLDTVAPAGRPVVLVGFSGGAAFAGGLVLADPSRYAGAAILYGTLPFDAGLPFERSHLANLPVFVAQGEADHVIPRELLDRTWTWLHTQSGAPTVGRRDPGGHGLTAATMQRLAAWVAELFTHLAVEGAPPVGPPQEVFWTTVDGGHLPHREGTSPQVHWDIPQQQQSQNAPETLQEKLFERVSALAGVQGGPSRISVPGARAFTLPDGTGPDESYLVPGVREFAHLHPAYDGSLHLALPAAYAADLVAHGWGVPHPWAGTRLAAGFVMLFGPRTEDELETVSAIVTAAHAFASGTAKA